A single genomic interval of Aedes aegypti strain LVP_AGWG chromosome 1, AaegL5.0 Primary Assembly, whole genome shotgun sequence harbors:
- the LOC5569227 gene encoding sulfatase-modifying factor 1 isoform X2, with the protein MESINPIILIWILMIVSSVAPDCGCNKLKRTPSDENGPTDTVIFPRGRHTENNEEDESLSKLVKHTKEIEGMSLIPGGKYLIGTNEPFFVGDHEGPEREVELEAFYLDRYEVSNREFAEFIEKTAYITEAERFGDSFVFQEFLDPKIREKYMDYRVAAAVWWYKIPGASWRYPEGDKKRGIETRMDHPVVHVSWNDAVAYCKWLDKRLPTEAEWEAACRGGRKGKLFPWGNKMMPKDEHYMNIWQGEFPEGNRGEDGCEGTCPVDRFRQNQYDLYNMVGNVWEWTADLWDAKENVKPPNRVKKGGSYLCHKSYCYRYRCAARSQNTEDSTAGNLGFRCAADAD; encoded by the coding sequence ATGGAATCTATTAATCCCATAATTCTCATATGGATTCTGATGATCGTGAGCTCGGTTGCTCCGGATTGTGGCTGTAACAAGCTTAAGCGAACCCCGTCAGACGAAAATGGTCCCACAGACACCGTTATCTTTCCCCGGGGAAGGCATACTGAGAACAACGAGGAGGATGAGAGTCTGAGTAAACTAGTCAAACATACGAAGGAAATCGAGGGAATGAGTTTGATCCCTGGCGGGAAGTACCTTATTGGAACCAATGAGCCATTCTTTGTGGGCGACCACGAGGGCCCTGAAAGAGAAGTAGAACTGGAAGCGTTCTACTTGGATCGGTACGAGGTTTCCAACCGCGAGTTTGCCGAGTTTATCGAGAAGACTGCGTACATTACGGAAGCGGAACGGTTCGGGGATAGTTTTGTGTTCCAGGAGTTCCTAGATCCAAAGATACGAGAAAAGTACATGGACTATAGAGTGGCGGCTGCGGTGTGGTGGTACAAGATTCCTGGTGCCAGTTGGCGTTACCCGGAGGGCGATAAGAAACGGGGAATCGAGACTAGAATGGATCATCCGGTGGTGCACGTGTCGTGGAACGATGCTGTGGCCTATTGTAAATGGCTGGATAAACGACTACCGACTGAAGCCGAGTGGGAAGCAGCATGTCGAGGGGGAAGGAAGGGTAAACTGTTCCCTTGGGGCAATAAGATGATGCCAAAGGACGAGCATTATATGAACATTTGGCAGGGCGAGTTTCCGGAGGGGAATCGAGGGGAAGACGGATGTGAGGGTACTTGCCCAGTGGACAGGTTCAGACAGAATCAGTACGACCTGTACAACATGGTCGGTAACGTGTGGGAGTGGACGGCCGATTTGTGGGACGCGAAAGAGAACGTTAAACCTCCGAATCGGGTGAAAAAGGGAGGATCGTATTTGTGCCACAAGTCGTACTGCTATAGGTATAGGTGTGCAGCGAGGTCGCAGAACACAGAGGACAGTACGGCCGGGAACCTTGGCTTCCGGTGTGCTGCAGATGCGGATTAG
- the LOC5569225 gene encoding alpha-tocopherol transfer protein-like encodes MKYTKALTTPDDYKFTMSDELREIAERELNETDDRRNHALQMLRDWAEKNPRIVKVRMDAKFLLKFLRAKKFSIPLAQENIERFLLLRFIRDGNIFMNLDCRLPKLAKLLDLGYMFALPKRDKNGRRVMFYRPGVFDLNEFSNDDMVRVHGICYETILADEENQIRGIVHAGVGTGIGLQYLTLFTIKEAVRITKNGERLLPMRHQEMHGCNINPALKIAVEWGLTLISEKLRNRVRLYTDIKDIDMDKSLLPKEYGGTMPMAEMIKLWKAEVEAHRATLLNDDKMAVHLHMYPEAAREGSVSSLKQNLNGCSGFKENNSTYGLAGSFRKLEVD; translated from the exons ATGAAGTACACAAAAGCGCTCACGACACCGGATGATTACAAGTTCACGATGTCCGACGAACTTCGTGAAATAGCCGAGCGGGAGCTGAACGAAACGGATGACCGACGCAACCATGCTCTGCAAATGCTTCGGGATTGGGCCGAGAAAAATCCACGGATCGTGAAAGTTCGAATGG ATGCCAAGTTCTTATTGAAGTTTCTTCGAGCGAAGAAGTTTAGCATACCGCTGGCCCAGGAAAATATCGAAAGGTTCCTGCTGTTGAGATTCATTCGCGATGGGAATATCTTCATGAATCTCGATTGTCGTCTACccaagttggccaaactgttggATTTGGGCTACATGTTTGCCCTGCCGAAAAGGGATAAAAATGGCCGCCGAGTGATGTTCTATCGTCCAGGAGTGTTCGATCTTAACGAGTTCTCAAACGACGATATGGTACGAGTGCATGGCATCTGTTACGAAACCATTTTAGCGGACGAGGAGAATCAGATTCGCGGCATTGTGCATGCAGGCGTCGGTACCGGCATTGGATTGCAGTATTTGACGCTATTCACGATCAAAGAGGCTGTCAGGATCACGAAAAATGGCGAACGACTGCTACCCATGAGGCATCAGGAGATGCACGGATGTAACATAAATCCGGCATTGAAGATTGCGGTGGAGTGGGGTCTAACCTTGATTTCGGAAAAGCTGAGGAACCGGGTTCGATTGTACACCGACATCAAGGACATCGACATGGACAAGAGCTTGTTGCCAAAGGAGTACGGTGGCACTATGCCGATGGCGGAAATGATCAAGCTGTGGAAGGCCGAAGTCGAAGCGCATAGAGCCACTTTGCTGAACGACGATAAGATGGCCGTTCATTTGCACATGTATCCAGAGGCTGCCAGGGAAGGCTCGGTCAGTTCGTTGAAGCAGAATTTGAACGGGTGTTCTGGGTTCAAGGAAAACAATAGCACATACGGTTTGGCAGGAAGTTTTAGGAAACTGGAAGTAGATTGA
- the LOC5569227 gene encoding sulfatase-modifying factor 1 isoform X1, with protein sequence MMESINPIILIWILMIVSSVAPDCGCNKLKRTPSDENGPTDTVIFPRGRHTENNEEDESLSKLVKHTKEIEGMSLIPGGKYLIGTNEPFFVGDHEGPEREVELEAFYLDRYEVSNREFAEFIEKTAYITEAERFGDSFVFQEFLDPKIREKYMDYRVAAAVWWYKIPGASWRYPEGDKKRGIETRMDHPVVHVSWNDAVAYCKWLDKRLPTEAEWEAACRGGRKGKLFPWGNKMMPKDEHYMNIWQGEFPEGNRGEDGCEGTCPVDRFRQNQYDLYNMVGNVWEWTADLWDAKENVKPPNRVKKGGSYLCHKSYCYRYRCAARSQNTEDSTAGNLGFRCAADAD encoded by the exons ATG ATGGAATCTATTAATCCCATAATTCTCATATGGATTCTGATGATCGTGAGCTCGGTTGCTCCGGATTGTGGCTGTAACAAGCTTAAGCGAACCCCGTCAGACGAAAATGGTCCCACAGACACCGTTATCTTTCCCCGGGGAAGGCATACTGAGAACAACGAGGAGGATGAGAGTCTGAGTAAACTAGTCAAACATACGAAGGAAATCGAGGGAATGAGTTTGATCCCTGGCGGGAAGTACCTTATTGGAACCAATGAGCCATTCTTTGTGGGCGACCACGAGGGCCCTGAAAGAGAAGTAGAACTGGAAGCGTTCTACTTGGATCGGTACGAGGTTTCCAACCGCGAGTTTGCCGAGTTTATCGAGAAGACTGCGTACATTACGGAAGCGGAACGGTTCGGGGATAGTTTTGTGTTCCAGGAGTTCCTAGATCCAAAGATACGAGAAAAGTACATGGACTATAGAGTGGCGGCTGCGGTGTGGTGGTACAAGATTCCTGGTGCCAGTTGGCGTTACCCGGAGGGCGATAAGAAACGGGGAATCGAGACTAGAATGGATCATCCGGTGGTGCACGTGTCGTGGAACGATGCTGTGGCCTATTGTAAATGGCTGGATAAACGACTACCGACTGAAGCCGAGTGGGAAGCAGCATGTCGAGGGGGAAGGAAGGGTAAACTGTTCCCTTGGGGCAATAAGATGATGCCAAAGGACGAGCATTATATGAACATTTGGCAGGGCGAGTTTCCGGAGGGGAATCGAGGGGAAGACGGATGTGAGGGTACTTGCCCAGTGGACAGGTTCAGACAGAATCAGTACGACCTGTACAACATGGTCGGTAACGTGTGGGAGTGGACGGCCGATTTGTGGGACGCGAAAGAGAACGTTAAACCTCCGAATCGGGTGAAAAAGGGAGGATCGTATTTGTGCCACAAGTCGTACTGCTATAGGTATAGGTGTGCAGCGAGGTCGCAGAACACAGAGGACAGTACGGCCGGGAACCTTGGCTTCCGGTGTGCTGCAGATGCGGATTAG